Part of the Thermodesulfobacteriota bacterium genome is shown below.
GATATAGTCGTTATAGGCGGCGGCCCTGGAGGCTACGTCGCCGCCATAAGGGGCGCGCAGAAGGGGGCCAGGGTGGCGCTCGTCGAGAGGGACAAGCTCGGCGGCACCTGCCTTAACAGGGGCTGCATACCGACCAAGGCGCTCTACTACTCGGCCAAGACCCTCTCGACCGTCAGGAAGGCCGAGGCGTTCGGGGTCACGACCGGCAAGGTGTCGTTCGACCTCTCGAAGGCCGTAGGCAGGAAGGACGACGTGGTGGGGAGGCTCGTAGGCGGGGTGGGGCAGCTCCTTAAAGGCAACGGGGTGGAGGTCATGACCGGCGAGGGCTTTCTTGAGGCGGCCGGGAAGGTCAGGGTAACCGGGCCGGACAAGGCCGGTACGACCGATACGCCCGGTACAATCGGCGCTAAGAGCGTTATAATCGCCACCGGCTCCGAGCCCGCGATGATACCGGCCTTCAATATAGACCGAGAGAACGTCCTTACCTCCACCGAGGCGCTTAACCTGAAAAAGCTCCCCGAGAGCCTCCTTATAATCGGCGGCGGGGTCATGGGGTGCGAGTTCGCGACGATATTCTCGAAGTTCGGGAGCAAGGTAACGGTCGTCGAGCTGCTGCCGACCATCCTCTCCACCGAGGACAAGCAGGTCGTGAGGGTCGTGGCCAAGAGCCTGAAGGAGGCGGGGGTCGAGGTCCTGACGGGCGTTACGGTCGAGGACGTGGAGGCCGGGGGGGGCGGGGAGGGGGAAGTAAAGACGCGCCTGCAGGACGGGAGGGTGTTTACAACCGAGAAGGTGCTTGTTACCATAGGCAGGAGTTTCAACTCCGACGGTTTGGGCCTCGAAGATTTGAACGTGGGTATGGAAAGGGGCCGCATAGTGGTGGACGAGCATATGGCCACGAGCGTGCCGGGCGTGTACGCCATAGGGGACGTAACGGGCGGTATGCTCCTGGCGCACATCGCGAGTGTGGAGGGCGGCGTCGCCGCAGCCAATGCGCTCGGCGGCTCCGAGACGATGGACTACTCGGCCGTGCCCGCCGGTGTATTCACCGACCCCGAGATAGCGAGCGTCGGGATGAAGGAAAAAGACGCAAAGGAGAAGGGGGTCGAGGTAAAGGTCGGGAGGTTCCCCTACGCCGCGAGCGGCAAGGCCCTTGCCATGGCCGAGGCCGACGGCTTCGTGCAGATGATCGCCGACCCGGGTACTGACAAGGTGCTCGGCTGCTCCATAGTCGGCGCCCACGCGACGGACCTTATAGGCGAGGTGGCGCTCGCGGTGAAGGCCGGGCTTAAGGTAAAGGATATAATCGGGACCGTGCACGCGCACCCGACGCTCCCCGAGGTAGTCATGGAGGCCGCCGAGGACGTCCACGGCGAGGCGGTGCATAAGATCGGGAGAAAGAGGTAGTTGGCGCTTATAGTTCAAAAATACGGCGGCACGTCGGTCGGCAGCGTAGAGCGCATAAAGAACGTGGCAAAGAGGGTGGCGGCGGCGCGTGAGCGCGGCGACGACGTGGTGGTCGTGCTCTCGGCCATGGCCGGAGAGACCGACAGGCTCATAGCCCTCGCCAGGGAGGCATCCGGCTCGTCCTCCGTATCGAATGACAGGGAGTGCGACGTAGTCGTCTCCGCGGGCGAGCAGGTCTCGGTGGGGTTGCTCGCCATGGCGCTTAACCGGATGGGTGTCGGGGCCGTAAGCTTTCTCGGCCACCAGCTCCCCATCGTTACAGACTCCCGCTGCTCAGCGGCCCGGATAGAGAAG
Proteins encoded:
- a CDS encoding aspartate kinase, whose translation is MALIVQKYGGTSVGSVERIKNVAKRVAAARERGDDVVVVLSAMAGETDRLIALAREASGSSSVSNDRECDVVVSAGEQVSVGLLAMALNRMGVGAVSFLGHQLPIVTDSRCSAARIEKIETGKVTAALEKGTVVVVAGFQGVDVDGNITTFGRGGSDTTAVALASALGADLCEIYTDVEGIYTTDPSVCKEARKLKKVSYDEMLEMASLGAKVLQTRSVEFSKK
- the lpdA gene encoding dihydrolipoyl dehydrogenase is translated as MSEFDIVVIGGGPGGYVAAIRGAQKGARVALVERDKLGGTCLNRGCIPTKALYYSAKTLSTVRKAEAFGVTTGKVSFDLSKAVGRKDDVVGRLVGGVGQLLKGNGVEVMTGEGFLEAAGKVRVTGPDKAGTTDTPGTIGAKSVIIATGSEPAMIPAFNIDRENVLTSTEALNLKKLPESLLIIGGGVMGCEFATIFSKFGSKVTVVELLPTILSTEDKQVVRVVAKSLKEAGVEVLTGVTVEDVEAGGGGEGEVKTRLQDGRVFTTEKVLVTIGRSFNSDGLGLEDLNVGMERGRIVVDEHMATSVPGVYAIGDVTGGMLLAHIASVEGGVAAANALGGSETMDYSAVPAGVFTDPEIASVGMKEKDAKEKGVEVKVGRFPYAASGKALAMAEADGFVQMIADPGTDKVLGCSIVGAHATDLIGEVALAVKAGLKVKDIIGTVHAHPTLPEVVMEAAEDVHGEAVHKIGRKR